The Methanosarcina acetivorans C2A genome includes the window ACGAATCTTCAAAGAGCTTTTTAACTCCGTCAATGATGAGCGTAAGAGTTATGAACTCCGTACCGCTCGAAAATGCAAGGATAACTGCCTTTGAAGATGTAGAGATGATATCCCGATAACTGAAGGTCGTGAAACAGGAGACCAGTAGGGGCAAGATCCCTAAGACCACCAGAGCAGCCAGGAAAGCTAAAGATACCAGAAATACCTGAAGTTCCAGTAATCCCTCAAACGTGATGGTGCCCATTATCTGGGCTGTTGTGACGAAAACTACTATGGGAAAAGTTCTGGCAATAATGCCAGTAACCCGGTCAAGAGCTGTCTGGAGGATTTGCAGTAAATTCATGAGCGGCCTGTTCTCTTCATTTCCCATAAGGGCCAGACCCAGGCATATGCAGAAGATTACAACAGCAGGCAGAAAACCCTCTGATAAGGAATGAAAAAGATTGTAAGGGATGAACATTTCTATGAGGTCCAGTTCTTCGGGAGTACTCAAATCCTGAGTGCTGAAAAAAGAAGCTGTTTTCAGAACCGGAAAGGCGAGCTGAAATGAAAAAAAGAGTGCTATCCCAAGGCCCCAGAACATTAACAAAACCTGCCCTGCCCTGAACATCAGGTCTCTGGAATTGGAATGGTTCAGGCTGCCTATGCCCAGTATAAGCGATATCATCACTGAAGGAAGAATGGTTACCTGCCAGATCTTGATGAAGGCCTGACTTAAAGGCATCAAAACCGATAAAAGGTCGCCAAAGAAAAGGCCGGAGAAGACGCCAAAGAAGAAACCCAGGAATATCCAGGCGGTCATGCTAAGTTTTGGCCATCTCATTTAGTTCATCTCCTTTACCTGATTGCAGTATTCATTTCTGAGCCGGGATGAGTATACATTCTGATAAAAGAGTATCTTCAAACAACTTCATTAATTTTTTTATGGAAACGGTGCTCCTCTAATATTGCGTAGTTTATATATTACACGTTTTATTCAATAATTGGGGTTGAAAGTTTTAAAGATCTTCGTAAATAAAAAGCAAAATAGTAACCTTATTCCACAAAAACCAAATGCAGAATCGTACCTGAATGTCATGTAAGTCTTAGAATCCGTTGAAACTCCCTGGGATGAAGAAATTCAGATCTAATACGGGAGAGATTCTTGCACGAACTTCTTATTACAATACAAGAGATTAATCAAAGTTCTCTTTAAGACTGCCTTCTCGGATACGCCCGAAAACTATCCCCAGCAGTAGAAACACAAAAATAGAGGCCCCGGCGTAGCCCAGGATCCCGATATTTCGGACATTCATGTTTGCAAGTGGCACCCCGATTAACCCTGCAAGACTCAGTAAACCACTGACAATCATAAGAACCCGAACAGTTTTCTCAAGTCTCCCCGCCTTGAATACAGGTGCTGCAAAGAGCATCGAGAAGGCAAAGAAAAAGTCCCATGCGAGTATGTCCATTGTATAAGCTACGGATGGCCATTTGAAGGAAAAGAATAGCGAAGCCCACGGGAATCCTGCAGACTCTATCTGCCGACTTACGGTAAGGATAACGAAGTGAACAGTACAGGTAATACTCGCCATAATGATCATAAATGCAAGCGCAGCAAGACTATACATTTTGGTCTCGGAAAAAGCATAAGCATGAACCGCAATCATGACAATGACCATCAATGGCGCTATCACAACGATAAGCAGCTCTAATATGGAGAAATAAGGATCACCGATTGGGTCCTGGGGAGACTTGAGTGAGAGAAATCCAAGAACCAGCGTAACCGCGTATGCTATCAAGAGAAAGAACACGGCAAAGGCTGCAGCTCTTCCCAGCATTCGATGTTGGCTGGTGAAACCTTCCTGTTCCATCGTTCAACCCCGTTCATCGCTGTTGTTACTTTCCAGGGCTATCAACCATTGTAAATTAAATAATATTATAATATCCTACACTATAATATCCTCACTCTATCAGAATGAAATTGGACTCCGGGATTAAAGCTTAATAAATATTTATAACTAGTATTCGCTTTTTTATATGAATTGCGTATTTGAAATGTTTATCAGTTTATTTTTATTCTATTAAAATCATATTCTCGCTACATAAAACCATAATTGGAATCATTTATATACAACTACTTTTGAATAAAAACAGTTTTAGGGACAGCAATGCCAGTCTATGAAAATACAAAGTTGATTCTTGAGGAGATTGGAAGCACAACACTGGTTTGCGTTACCAAGACGATTGAACCTGAACGGATAAACGAAGCCATTCGGGCCGGAGCTCCTATCATTGGAGAGAACCGGGTTCAGGAGTACGAGGATAAACGTGATGATATACTGCCCTGTGAGACACACCTTATAGGCCATCTACAGACAAATAAAGTCAAAAAAGCCGTACATCTATTTGATGTTATTCAGTCAATTGACTCCATGAAGATAATAAGGGATATTGACAGGAGAGCCAGGGATATTGGCAAAGTACAGAAAGTCTATCTTCAGGTTAACATCGGCAACGAGCCACAAAAATACGGATTCGGACCTGATGAGATAAAAAACGCAATAACAGAGATCCGCTCTTTAAGGAATGTCCGTGTGGAAGGTCTCATGTGCATCCCTCCTTTTGTACCCCCTGAACAAACCCGTCCCTATTTCAAGAAGATGAAGGCCCTTTTTGATGAAATGAAGCAGGAAAACCGGGACAACATCGATATCAGGACACTATCCATGGGCATGTCCGGTGACTACAGGATTGCCATCGAGGAAGGAGCCACGATGGTACGTGTGGGTTCTGCCATATTCGGGAAGAGGGAGTACTGAATTTGTTTCTTTTACATGACCATTCCACAGTACCAAAATGGAATATGGACTGGAATTTACTCAGCGTTTAATTTTTTTCACATTTTATTCGTAGAATTTTATGTGCGTTTTATTAAAGTGTAACGCACCGATTATTATGTCCTATTTGCAATGATCTCCTACGTTTTGCATACGTTGCGGAATATTCATCTAAATTCTTTCATATAAATATCTGGACGAAGTCCTCTTTTAATATATAGGTTGGATTTTGAGCCAAGCTGTATGCTCATATATCTACTTTCTCTCCAAATCATCTATACAATAATTGACTAATAAGTAACATCTAAGCTTCAAATTAGTTGAAAAATGAATTGTTAGATGGTTTGGTCATAAAATACTTAAAGAACCAATAAAAAGGAGGTTATGGAGTTCAGAAGTACTTTCCAGGTCACCTGAACCCCATAACAGACGCCTAAGAGGCATGGTATGTTAGCTTTGCGTATATTTAAGCTTGCCTGATTCTGCCTCTTGGGTAATATACACGCAGGAGAAAGAACATGAGAATTAGTAAAAGATTCCTTAACCTATAACTAATGAAATTTTAACTAGATAGATCTTAATAGAGGAATCAAAATGTCAAGAAAAAAAATTCAAATCACATTTGTGATCATCTGCCTCCTGTTAGTAAGCATTATTATTTTTACTTCTTTTGTTAAACACTACTCTCTTTTCGACAAAAAGGAAAGCGGTAATTCGTTTTTTATAATTAATTGGGGTAATAAAAGCCATGAAATTACTGTAGAAGTATTTAACTCAAAAAAAACTTCTATATTTAACGAATCGTACATCTCAGATCCTAAAAAAGATATAGAAAGCCAATTTCCATTTAGATTGGAATCGGGGACATACATTGAAGTTACATTAGACAACAATATTACAAAGACCCAAATTATTTCTGAAGATGCTAGTGATGTAGTATTATATATAGACATAGACAGATATCCTGATGATCTATTGGTCCTAGGCATTGCTATTCCATGAACTTAATTACCAAAATTGATATTCCCCAGGATGGTCTATATCGGATTTTCAATTCCGGGCTTACAATGAGGACCTGTAGCCATGACACAGAACACAACCAGATAATCAATGCGTTCTTATCATCCGAAAAAAAGGAAAACAAGGAAGAAACAGAGAGTAGGCCCGCTGAGATTAGAACTCAGGACCTCCGCCGTGTGAATGTGTCTTATGATTTTTTATGATTTTGAAACTGAGTTCGTCAACTTATATGTAATTAGTGCCATTTTTCATATGAGCAGTTCTGCTGCTTTAATCAGGTGGGAGAATTGATAATATGGATGAGAAAAAACCCATTCTCAGACTGTATTTTGCCAAAATTAAGGAAGAATATTATAACCTATCCGAAGAGGAAAAGCAAGCTTTCATGGGTAAGGATCGCAAGCAAATGGACGAGCTCGGGATGAAGCTCCTGATGACGATTGACTGCCGCTGGTCCAGCGAAGAGTGGGATTTTATTGGGATCGAGGAATGGCCGGATATAGAAGCTCTTGAGAAGCGCGCCAAATTCGAAAAAGAAGAACTGGAAGCATTCAGGTATGTTAAATCGAAGACTTATCTGGGTACCGGTACTCGTGGAATTGGTGAATACGGTAAAGAATGAAATCTGAGG containing:
- a CDS encoding YggS family pyridoxal phosphate-dependent enzyme — translated: MPVYENTKLILEEIGSTTLVCVTKTIEPERINEAIRAGAPIIGENRVQEYEDKRDDILPCETHLIGHLQTNKVKKAVHLFDVIQSIDSMKIIRDIDRRARDIGKVQKVYLQVNIGNEPQKYGFGPDEIKNAITEIRSLRNVRVEGLMCIPPFVPPEQTRPYFKKMKALFDEMKQENRDNIDIRTLSMGMSGDYRIAIEEGATMVRVGSAIFGKREY